The following are from one region of the Rattus rattus isolate New Zealand chromosome 13, Rrattus_CSIRO_v1, whole genome shotgun sequence genome:
- the LOC116914535 gene encoding LOW QUALITY PROTEIN: polyadenylate-binding protein 1-like (The sequence of the model RefSeq protein was modified relative to this genomic sequence to represent the inferred CDS: inserted 1 base in 1 codon; substituted 1 base at 1 genomic stop codon) — MASLYVGDLHPDETEAMVYEKFSLVGPNLSIRICRDMITRCSLGYVHVNFQQPVDAEHALDTMNFDVIKGKPVCIMWSQHDRSLRKSGVGNIFIKNLDKSIDNKALCDKFSGFGNILSCKVLCDENGSKGYGFVHFETQEAAERAIEKINGMLLNDRKVFDGRFKSWKEGEAELGARAKELTDVYIKNFGEDMDDERFKEFFGKFGPALSVKVMTDEMGKSKGFEFVSFERHEDAQKAADEMXGKELNGKQIYVGRAQKKVERQTELKHKFEQMKQDRITRYQGVNLYVKNLDDGIDERLQKQFSPFGTITNAKVMMECGHSKGFGSVCFSSPEEAIKAVTEMNGRIVATKPLYVALAQHKEHQAHLSNWYMQRMASVRTVPDPVINPYQPAPPSGYFMAAIPQTQNHAAYYPPSQIAQLRPSPCWIAQGARPHPFQNMPGAIHPAAPRPPFSMMRPASSXIPRVMPTQHVANTSTQTMGPRPAAAATAATLAVRTVPQYKYAAGVCNPQQYLNAQPQVTMQQPAVHVQGQEPLIASMLASAPPQEQKQMLGEWLFPLIQVVHPSLAGKITGMLFEIDNSELLHMLASPESLRSKVDEAVAVLQAHQAKEAAQKTVNSATGVPTV, encoded by the exons ATGGCCTCTCTGTACGTGGGGGACCTGCACCCCGACGAGACCGAGGCGATGGTCTATGAGAAGTTCAGCCTGGTGGGGCCCAACCTCTCCATCCGGATATGCAGGGACATGATCACCCGCTGCTCCTTGGGCTACGTGCACGTGAACTTCCAGCAGCCGGTGGACGCAGAACATGCTTTGGACACCATGAATTTTGATGTTATAAAGGGCAAGCCGGTATGCATCATGTGGTCTCAGCATGATCGATCACTTCGTAAAAGTGGAGTAGGCaacatattcattaaaaatttgGACAAATCCATTGACAATAAGGCACTGTGTGAtaaattttctgggtttggtaacATCCTTTCATGTAAGGTGCTTTGTGATGAAAATGGCTCCAAGGGCTATGGATTTGTACATTTTGAAACTcaggaagcagctgaaagagctATTGAAAAAATTAATGGAATGCTTCTAAATGATCGTAAAGTGTTTGATGGTCGATTTAAAtcttggaaggaaggagaagcagaactTGGAGCAAGGGCAAAAGAGTTGACCGATGTTTACATCAAGAACTTTGGAGAAGACATGGATGATGAGCGTTTTAAGGAATTCTTTGGCAAGTTTGGGCCTGCCTTAAGTGTGAAAGTAATGACAGATGAAATGGGAAAATCCAAAGGATTTGAATTTGTAAGCTTTGAAAGGCATGAAGATGCGCAGAAAGCTGCGGATGAAA ATGGGAAGGAGCTCAATGGAAAACAGATTTATGTTGGTCGAGCTCAGAAAAAAGTGGAACGGCAGACAGAACTTAAGCACAAATTTGAGCAGATGAAACAAGACAGGATCACCAGATATCAGGGTGTTAACCTTTATGTGAAAAATCTTGATGACGGTATTGATGAGCGTCTCCAGAAACAGTTTTCTCCATTTGGTACAATCACTAACGCAAAAGTAATGATGGAGTGTGGGCACAGCAAAGGATTTGGTTCTGTATGTTTCTCCTCCCCTGAAGAAGCCATTAAAGCAGTTACGGAGATGAATGGTAGAATTGTGGCCACCAAGCCACTCTATGTAGCTTTAGCTCAGCACAAAGAGCACCAGGCTCACCTCAGTAACTGGTATATGCAGAGGATGGCAAGTGTACGAACTGTGCCCGACCCTGTGATCAACCCCTACCAGCCAGCACCTCCTTCAGGTTACTTCATGGCAGCTATCCCACAGACTCAGAACCATGCTGCATACTACCCTCCTAGCCAAATTGCTCAACTAAGACCAAGTCCTTGCTGGATTGCTCAGGGTGCCAGACCTCATCCATTCCAGAATATGCCCGGTGCTATCCACCCAGCTGCGCCTAGACCACCATTTAGTATGATGAGACCAGCTTCCTCATAGATTCCACGAGTCATGCCAACACAGCATGTTGCTAACACATCAACACAGACAATGGGTCCACGTCCTGCAGCTGCTGCTACTGCAGCCACTCTTGCTGTCCGCACTGTTCCCCAGTATAAATATGCTGCGGGAGTCTGCAATCCCCAGCAATATCTTAATGCACAGCCACAAGTTACCATGCAACAGCCTGCGGTTCATGTGCAAGGTCAAGAACCTTTAATTGCTTCCATGTTGGCATCTGCACCCCCGCAAGAGCAAAAGCAAATGTTGGGTGAATGGCTGTTTCCTCTTATTCAAGTCGTGCACCCTTCTCTCGCTGGCAAAATTACTGGCATGCTGTTTGAGATTGATAACTCAGAATTGCTTCACATGCTTGCTTCTCCAGAGTCTCTCCGCTCAAAGGTCGATGAAGCTGTAGCTGTACTACAAGCCCACCAAGCGAAAGAGGCTGCCCAGAAAACAGTGAACAGTGCTACTGGTGTTCCAACTGTCTAA